A region from the Linepithema humile isolate Giens D197 chromosome 1, Lhum_UNIL_v1.0, whole genome shotgun sequence genome encodes:
- the Tfb1 gene encoding general transcription factor IIH subunit 1: MTTSSEDVLMQVSQVRFKKGDGTLYVMNERIAWMLDNRDTVSVSHKYADIKLQKISPEGKSKIQLQVVLHDGTSSTFHFVNKNGQEAQIKDRDDVKELLQQLLPKFKRKVNKELEEKNRTLQEHPMLLQLYRDLVITQVISSEEFWSQHAAEYTQAKKIQRQEIGVNSAFLADIKPQTDGCNGLKYNLTVDVIECIFKTYPAVKRKHQENVPHKISESDFWTKFFQSHYFHRDRINAGTKDLFTECAKIDDQELKKDLQSGINDPLVDITSFEDQSLDENYGSGCSKSDKASGNIVHQSMIKRFNQHSIMVMKASTAKQSMQSNQPQLNGSTPSASNKVANNEPDDGPKTKKRRIQEKITYDDLDTSCDINTNNGAPLNLTHVDRYLHGPVPGYGDTEPTSEELLITLSHLKREAYGWISGNALPRQAATSLVSPAAAVSALGELTPGGSLMKGFREESLGQLIPKDLEKDLRNVYVCACELLRHFWRSFPPTTLQLEEKAIRMHEALHRFHSAKLKPFEDRVQREFSAVSQHLTSHLNQLLNTAYRKFAVWQQRKMQMR; the protein is encoded by the exons ATGACCACATCATCAGAAGATGTTTTGATGCAAGTGAGCCAAGTGCGTTTTAAGAAGGGAGATGGCACGTTATATGTGATGAATGAACGAATAGCATGGATGCTTGATAACAGGGATACTGTATCTGTCAGCCATAAATACGCTGACATTAAAT tgCAAAAGATATCACCAGAGGGAAAGTCAAAGATACAACTACAAGTGGTATTACATGATGGAACATCATCTACATTTcactttgtaaataaaaatggacAAGAAGCGCAAATTAAAGATCGTGATGATGTAAAGGAATTATTGCAACAATTACTACCAAAATTTAAGAGAAAGGTTAATAAAGAGTTAGAAGAGAAAAATAg aACTCTTCAAGAACATCCAATGCTGCTTCAATTATATCGTGACCTAGTTATCACGCAAGTTATATCATCTGAGGAATTCTGGTCACAACATGCTGCAGAATATACACaagcgaaaaaaattcaacgtcAGGAAATTGGTGTTAATAGCGCGTTTCTG GCGGATATTAAACCACAAACTGATGGCTGCAATggattaaaatacaatttaactgtcGATGTAatagaatgtatatttaaaacttacCCAGCTGTTAAGAGGAAACATCAGGAAAATGTGCCTCACAAGATATCAGAGTCCGATTTCTGGACAAAATTCTTTCAGTCGCATTATTTTCACAGAGATCGTATTAATGCTGGGACCAAGGATCTTTTTACCGAATGTGCCAAAATAGATGATCAAGAATTAAAGAAGGACCTTCAGTCTGGGATAAATGATCCATTGGTGGATATCACTTCTTTCGAGGATCAGTCACTGGATGAGAATTATGGGAGTGGATGTAGCAAATCTGATAAAGCCTCAGGAAATATTGTTCATCAAAGCATGATCAAGAGATTTAATCAGCATAGCATTATGGTCATGAAAGCCAGCACTGCCAAACAGTCTATGCAAAGCAATCAACCACAGTTAAATGGATCTACACCATCTGCAAGTAATAAAGTTGCAAATAACGAACCAGATGATGGACCAAAGACTAaaaag CGTAGAATACAAGAAAAGATAACTTACGATGATCTCGACACGAGCTGTgacataaatacaaataacgGAGCACCATTGAACCTAACGCATGTAGATAGATATTTGCACGGACCTGTACCAGGATATGGAGACACAGAACCGACTTCTGAAGAACTACTCATTACATTAAGTCACTTAAAAAGGGAGGCTTATGGATGGATATCCGGTAACGCATTGCCACGGCAAGCAGCAACATCCTTAGTTAGTCCTGCTGCAGCAGTATCGGCTTTAGGTGAACTAACACCTGGTGGATCCTTGATGAAAGGTTTCCGAGAAGAAAGTCTTGGAC aattaatacCAAAGGATTTGGAGAAGGACTTACGTAATGTATATGTGTGCGCGTGTGAATTATTGAGGCACTTTTGGCGAAGCTTTCCTCCGACAACACTACAGCTCGAGGAAAAAGCGATCAGAATGCATGAAGCTTTGCATAGATTCCATTCCGCTAAACTAAAGCCTTTTGAA GATCGTGTGCAAAGAGAATTTTCTGCAGTTAGTCAGCATTTGACAAGCCATCTCAATCAATTGTTAAACACTGCATACAGGAAGTTTGCAGTGTGGCAACAACGGAAGATGCAAATGAGGTAG
- the LOC105680143 gene encoding uncharacterized protein translates to MDSVEDFEYVLRKPKQQRLCFGSGQSRDTSRKGMNSFMRYYTLDDYPNIGPSFYNILESFNAIKTKPCSHSISKKGYSGLAQFAKSVAHVEDYPSPSDYNVFSFPKHVKSQKYPFASTSKRKTFDINKNPGPGLYVSKEMKGIKFEHSFGGKVKMQLGVDFKCCSRNTDTCKICAKTPVGDYWHLNNKIFLCRMCMTKEFQKQVRFKKKELELFRKVRDCSGIHIHEGTDAKIWLMHPTVVKQWMRRETYLSAYLKD, encoded by the exons aTGGATTCCGTGGAAG ATTTTGAATATGTGCTGCGGAAACCGAAGCAACAACGATTGTGCTTCGGTTCTGGACAATCACGCGACACCTCTAGAAAGGGTATGAATTCTTTCATGAGATACTATACTTTAGACGATTATCCCAATATAGGACCTAGTTTCTACAATATCCTGGAATCGTTTAATGCTATCAAAACCAAG CCATGCTCTCATAGTATCAGTAAAAAAGGCTACAGCGGCCTCGCCCAATTCGCCAAATCTGTCGCCCATGTGGAGGATTATCCATCACCATCTGattataacgttttttccTTTCCTAAGCACGTTAAATCGCAAAAATATCCGTTTGCATCTACCAGCAAGCGTAAAACTTTCGATATTAACAAAAATCCAGG accTGGATTATATGTCAGCAAAGAAATGAAAGGCATTAAGTTTGAACACAGTTTTGGTGGCAAAGTTAAAATGCAACTTGGCGTTGATTTTAAGTGTTGCAGTCGCAATACAGATACTTGCAAGATATGTGCTAAAACACCAGTAGGAGATTACTGGCACTTGAACAATAAAATCTTCTTGTGCAGAATGTGTATGACAAAAGAGTTTCAAAAACAAGtaagatttaagaaaaaagaactGGAGTTATTCCGC AAAGTAAGAGATTGCTCAGGTATTCACATTCATGAAGGTACTGACGCAAAGATATGGCTGATGCATCCCACTGTGGTCAAACAATGGATGAGAAGAGAGACTTACCTCTCAGCTTATTTGAAAGATTAG